In Lepidochelys kempii isolate rLepKem1 chromosome 10, rLepKem1.hap2, whole genome shotgun sequence, a single window of DNA contains:
- the SSTR5 gene encoding somatostatin receptor type 5, whose product MDPLYFSSAFGMEVSAQDVNSSSLMNMTGNRTMPGLPVSKDVHTVLISIIYLLVCAIGLSGNTLVIYVVLRYAKMKTVTNIYILNLAVADVLFMLGLPFLATQNAISYWPFGAFWCRLVMTVDGINQFTSIFCLTVMSMDRYLAVVHPIKSTKWRRPRVAKLISTTVWTFSFLVVLPVIIFSDVQEHLHTCNMNWPEPVNIWSAAFIIYTSVLGFFGPLMVICLCYLLIVIKVKSSGVRVGSTRRRRSERKVTRMVVIIVVVFVFCWLPFYILNIVNLISTLPEEPGLLGVYFFVVVLSYANSCANPILYGFLSDNFKQSFQKVLCLRKGNGVEDGDPTKHRQENSSRLQEAMLTQRNMEFNGHMQTSKV is encoded by the coding sequence aTGGATCCTTTATATTTTTCCAGTGCTTTTGGCATGGAGGTCAGTGCCCAAGATGTAAATTCTTCCTCACTGATGAACATGACGGGGAATAGGACTATGCCAGGACTGCCTGTGTCCAAAGACGTTCACACAGTTCTTATCTCTATCATATATCTCCTTGTATGTGCAATCGGACTCAGTGGGAACACCTTGGTCATTTATGTGGTTTTGCGTTATGCCAAGATGAAAACAGTCACCAACATTTACATCTTGAATTTAGCAGTAGCCGATGTACTCTTCATGCTTGGCTTGCCGTTCCTGGCTACTCAGAACGCCATCTCTTACTGGCCCTTTGGCGCCTTTTGGTGTCGGCTCGTTATGACCGTAGACGGCATTAATCAATTCACCAGTATCTTTTGCTTGACTGTCATGAGTATGGATCGCTACCTTGCAGTAGTTCATCCCATCAAGTCCACCAAATGGCGGCGTCCAAGGGTGGCCAAACTGATCAGTACAACAGTCTGGACTTTCTCATTCTTGGTGGTTCTTCCAGTCATTATATTTTCAGATGTTCAGGAACACCTTCACACCTGCAACATGAACTGGCCAGAGCCAGTAAACATATGGTCAGCAGCCTTCATCATTTACACGTCGGTTTTAGGATTTTTTGGACCCCTGATGGTGATCTGCCTCTGCTACTTGCTGATCGTGATTAAGGTCAAGTCTTCTGGGGTCCGAGTTGGGTCTACAAGGCGCAGACGGTcagagaggaaagtgaccaggatgGTGGTCATCATTGTGGTTGTCTTTGTGTTTTGCTGGCTCCCATTTTATATACTGAACATTGTTAATTTGATATCCACCTTGCCAGAAGAACCTGGGTTACTTGGTGTTTACTTCTTTGTGGTGGTTCTGTCCTATGCAAACAGCTGTGCCAATCCCATACTTTATGGATTTCTCTCTGACAACTTCAAGCAGAGTTTTCAGAAAGTTTTATGTCTCCGGAAGGGGAATGGTGTTGAAGACGGAGATCCAACCAAGCACAGACAGGAGAACAGCAGCCGCTTGCAAGAAGCAATGCTAACCCAGAGAAACATGGAATTCAATGGACATATGCAAACAAGTAAGGTGTAA